One Vitis vinifera cultivar Pinot Noir 40024 chromosome 8, ASM3070453v1 genomic window carries:
- the LOC104878059 gene encoding leucine-rich repeat extensin-like protein 5: MDKMRGAQAASPSARNTRPRASPARDSMSEAPQVSAMPPSEGEVPPSPPQHRYETRRPPTTPGASNSRPKKSIHRPPAKGTGVSGPGKSSTRPQPQLPTTESQIPSRMTPEGIIRRPMAEIPTEIIPPAPTAPSTVPTPEATSSAPPTTFGSPPVVPATSAPPPSESTITISASEFRGLCHTLQTLTTTQSVLARPSEPTDPSQEAPPVAQTVPYEETTIVEIETLIQSTKTTTAQPSSP; encoded by the exons ATGGACAAGATGAGAGGAGCCCAAGCCGCGTCTCCATCAGCTCGCAACACCAGACCGAGAGCTTCACCTGCGCGGGATTCCATGTCTGAGGCTCCACAGGTCTCTGCCATGCCACCTTCTGAGGGTGAAGTGCCACCTAGTCCTCCTCAGCACAGGTACGAGACAAGGAGACCACCCACTACACCTGGGGCAAGCAATTCGCGCCCTAAGAAATCAATTCATCGCCCTCCTGCAAAGGGAACCGGAGTTTCAGGCCCAGGAAAGTCATCAACACGTCCACAGCCTCAACTGCCTACTACAGAGTCTCAGATTCCTTCTAGGATGACTCCGGAAGGGATTATTAGGCGACCTATG GCTGAGATACCTACGGAGATCATACCACCTGCCCCTACAGCACCTTCTACAGTGCCCACGCCTGAGGCTACATCTTCTGCTCCTCCTACCACTTTTGGGAGTCCACCAGTTGTACCAGCTACATCAGCACCTCCTCCATCTGAGTCTACTATCACCATATCCGCTTCAGAGTTCAGAGGCCTATGTCATACATTACAGACATTGACTACCACTCAGAGTGTTCTTGCCCG TCCATCAGAGCCTACAGATCCATCTCAGGAGGCTCCTCCAGTAGCCCAGACTGTGCCCTATGAGGAGACTACTATAGTAGAGATCGAGACTCTGATCCAGAGCACTAAGACTACCACAGCCCAACCATCATCTCCATAA